From one Flavobacterium sp. N502536 genomic stretch:
- a CDS encoding ABC transporter permease has product MKPMIKTAWKFIRFDKTKSIGVVVGIVISTFLIGQQIGTFNFLTGLMSVLVKNTTTDIWVVDDKTTDANQLSLIDTRKEKEIKSLTGVKEAFPIIVTSGKAKFPNGTSAIVNIIGSEYPHFKVGPDSTKIIQGELPDLLQEAGVSADYFDRGNFGGSSDVGTFFEINGKRAVITLQTKGIRGWGGYLMYTTADRARFYGNIPSTNISALMVNVKDGEDVDGVVDQINNSIYGVRAWRTSSLSTSTVKSVLASTGLGASTGSLVGFAIIAGFFIIGLTMYSSALDRIKDYGTLKAIGATDSYIRNLILTQATLFAIVGFMVALVFLMGFKNGMYQTGILIDFSPIILFSILTITFSISLFGAVFAIRRIKNVEPASVFRG; this is encoded by the coding sequence ATGAAACCGATGATAAAAACAGCCTGGAAGTTTATTCGTTTTGATAAAACTAAAAGCATAGGAGTAGTGGTGGGCATAGTGATAAGCACTTTCCTTATAGGTCAGCAAATAGGAACATTCAATTTTTTGACAGGATTAATGAGTGTTTTGGTAAAAAATACAACAACAGACATTTGGGTTGTTGATGACAAAACGACTGATGCCAATCAGCTTAGTTTGATTGACACGAGAAAAGAAAAGGAAATCAAGAGTCTGACAGGGGTTAAAGAAGCATTTCCGATCATTGTAACCAGTGGAAAAGCAAAATTTCCTAACGGTACCAGCGCTATTGTAAACATTATTGGAAGCGAATACCCCCATTTTAAAGTAGGTCCGGATAGTACTAAGATCATACAAGGGGAACTTCCGGATCTGCTGCAGGAAGCAGGTGTATCTGCCGATTATTTTGACCGCGGCAATTTTGGAGGCTCGTCGGATGTTGGAACCTTTTTTGAGATTAATGGAAAAAGAGCCGTCATTACGCTGCAAACGAAAGGAATAAGAGGCTGGGGCGGTTATTTAATGTATACTACAGCAGACAGGGCAAGGTTTTATGGTAATATACCCTCGACCAATATAAGTGCCTTGATGGTAAATGTAAAAGATGGGGAAGATGTAGATGGTGTCGTCGATCAGATCAATAATTCTATTTACGGAGTCAGAGCCTGGCGTACGTCATCTTTAAGTACATCAACGGTAAAGAGTGTTTTGGCTTCGACGGGTTTAGGTGCCAGCACAGGATCTTTAGTAGGCTTTGCAATTATCGCGGGTTTCTTTATTATTGGCCTTACCATGTATTCGTCGGCACTTGACAGGATCAAGGATTACGGAACTTTAAAAGCAATCGGAGCAACCGATTCCTACATTCGGAATTTGATACTTACCCAGGCTACTTTATTTGCTATTGTTGGATTTATGGTAGCGCTCGTTTTCTTAATGGGGTTTAAAAATGGAATGTATCAAACAGGAATACTGATCGATTTTAGTCCAATTATACTCTTCTCAATTCTAACCATCACCTTTTCTATTTCGCTTTTTGGAGCTGTGTTTGCCATTAGAAGAATAAAAAATGTAGAACCTGCTTCCGTATTCAGAGGCTAA
- a CDS encoding HlyD family secretion protein has protein sequence MKYILIFLIAFFLSCCSKKEANKSEQVAVHKEVASAEIVGLGRIEPNEKLSALATEVGGIVVGIHKKENDLITKGDLIIELDHAVQDAKKAQIKSRIETQKIEIKVTQLNLKEQEINLLNKQTELQRLKNLHKNGAETRQNVDNLETETKISLTNVAQLQNKVLMASSRLQEMQQELEVSNRELQQYAVKALGDGQIMTMNATKGAALSPNQAFADFIPKSKLVATCEIDELFAAQIKEGQKAIIRQIGSNKTIGTGTVIFASSALKRKSLFSEKAGDQEDRRVREIKILLANQTKYLINSRIECVVQTSL, from the coding sequence ATGAAATATATCTTAATTTTTCTAATAGCCTTTTTTCTTAGCTGTTGCAGCAAGAAAGAAGCCAATAAATCAGAGCAGGTAGCTGTCCATAAAGAAGTTGCTTCAGCAGAAATTGTAGGACTCGGACGGATAGAGCCTAATGAAAAACTATCCGCATTAGCAACAGAAGTAGGGGGCATTGTGGTAGGTATTCATAAAAAAGAAAACGACCTAATTACCAAAGGGGACTTAATTATTGAATTGGATCACGCCGTTCAGGACGCCAAGAAAGCTCAAATCAAAAGTAGAATTGAAACGCAAAAAATAGAAATTAAAGTAACTCAGTTAAACTTAAAAGAGCAGGAAATAAATCTGTTAAACAAACAAACGGAACTGCAACGCTTGAAAAACTTGCATAAAAATGGTGCAGAAACCAGACAGAATGTTGATAATCTGGAAACAGAAACAAAGATTTCTCTGACCAATGTAGCGCAATTACAAAACAAGGTGCTGATGGCAAGCTCCCGACTTCAGGAAATGCAACAAGAATTGGAAGTTTCCAATAGAGAATTACAGCAATATGCAGTAAAAGCACTGGGTGATGGACAAATTATGACTATGAATGCTACAAAAGGCGCGGCATTGTCACCCAATCAGGCCTTTGCAGATTTTATTCCAAAAAGTAAATTAGTGGCTACTTGTGAAATTGATGAGTTGTTTGCAGCTCAAATTAAAGAAGGACAAAAAGCCATTATCCGTCAAATAGGTTCCAATAAAACGATCGGAACGGGAACTGTCATTTTTGCTTCATCGGCGCTCAAACGCAAGTCACTTTTTTCTGAAAAAGCAGGTGATCAGGAAGACAGAAGAGTTCGGGAAATAAAAATACTTCTGGCAAACCAAACCAAGTATCTGATTAATTCCCGAATTGAATGTGTAGTTCAAACCTCCCTATGA
- a CDS encoding ABC transporter ATP-binding protein, which translates to MEEIISKNRVIAEIKGACKEYQTGDTLITALKPTNVQFKTGELTLIIGPSGSGKTTLLSLLGCVIYPTRGDVFIEGQQVNMLSAKQLSTLRLNKIGFVFQSFNLLAPLSSLENVMVPLQLMNYSDAEAKKKAEKALELVGMQERMKNLPKMLSGGQQQRVSIARALVTNPPIVLCDEPTAALDVKSVGVVMGELKALAKNGKSVIVVTHDMRLKAFADRIIYVDNGIATENQMETV; encoded by the coding sequence ATGGAGGAGATCATTTCAAAGAACAGAGTTATTGCAGAAATAAAAGGCGCGTGCAAGGAGTATCAAACCGGTGACACCTTGATTACGGCCTTGAAACCAACAAATGTTCAATTTAAAACAGGAGAACTAACCTTAATCATTGGTCCTTCGGGTTCGGGGAAAACGACATTGTTGTCATTATTAGGCTGTGTTATTTATCCAACAAGGGGAGATGTTTTTATAGAGGGGCAACAGGTAAATATGCTTTCAGCGAAACAATTATCGACTTTGAGATTGAATAAAATTGGATTCGTTTTTCAAAGTTTCAATCTTTTGGCACCACTCAGTTCCTTAGAAAATGTAATGGTTCCGTTGCAACTTATGAATTATAGCGATGCTGAAGCAAAGAAAAAAGCCGAAAAAGCGCTGGAATTAGTAGGCATGCAGGAAAGAATGAAAAACTTGCCAAAAATGCTAAGTGGAGGCCAGCAGCAAAGAGTTTCTATTGCACGGGCGTTGGTCACTAATCCGCCAATTGTGCTTTGTGACGAACCAACGGCTGCCTTGGATGTCAAAAGTGTTGGTGTCGTTATGGGTGAATTAAAAGCACTTGCTAAAAACGGCAAAAGTGTAATTGTAGTTACACACGATATGCGACTCAAAGCATTTGCCGATCGAATTATTTATGTAGATAACGGAATCGCAACCGAGAACCAAATGGAAACCGTATAA
- a CDS encoding DUF2141 domain-containing protein has translation MKKTMLSILVLGASYLTNAQQVKMNVDVTNIQKGKGTVVLNVYDKKQNFLKTACFTKVQKANQETMKFQVELPRGTYAITVFQDLDSNGKLNSNWFGMPKEPVGNSTNFKPDGGAPTFNDCSIYVLKNDSAIAIELY, from the coding sequence ATGAAAAAAACAATGCTGAGTATACTGGTATTAGGAGCCTCGTATTTGACTAATGCGCAACAGGTAAAAATGAATGTTGATGTCACCAATATCCAAAAAGGAAAGGGCACAGTTGTACTGAATGTTTACGATAAAAAACAAAATTTCCTTAAAACGGCCTGCTTTACAAAAGTTCAGAAAGCCAATCAGGAAACGATGAAATTTCAAGTTGAATTGCCAAGAGGGACTTACGCCATTACCGTTTTTCAGGATTTGGATAGTAATGGAAAATTAAACAGCAATTGGTTCGGAATGCCAAAAGAACCGGTAGGAAACAGCACTAATTTTAAACCGGACGGCGGAGCACCAACATTCAATGATTGTTCTATTTATGTTTTAAAAAATGACTCTGCGATAGCTATTGAGCTTTATTAG
- a CDS encoding DUF6268 family outer membrane beta-barrel protein, whose amino-acid sequence MKKVLSLVLLTLFICLPNKFYAQLITDGAGVSVTVNGKSSFGNLSAVDPYYGNKFRYNTYDFWLPIPSFKIGKTRILGIVNYRVLDFTFDKDFKDSPNTISKIQEIKPTVVVRHPFGKRWAAFGVLIPTMASDFKDSFSINDMVLDGIFGVSRKFGEKSNLEIGIGPHIMYAFDKFLITPAISVDYKSNDGKWFAQLYWPRVNVFRNLGNSTQVGVAGSIDWTLHNLQNYKNNEGQEIDYAQFSAVHGGLQINQRLFDGFWLQLQGGVGFANKYTLYDSNNNSITDYKTKEIPYAKMMLTYRFGN is encoded by the coding sequence TTGAAAAAAGTACTGTCATTAGTTTTATTAACCTTATTTATTTGTCTTCCAAATAAATTTTATGCTCAATTAATCACAGATGGCGCAGGGGTTAGCGTCACTGTAAACGGAAAAAGTAGCTTCGGGAATTTATCAGCTGTAGATCCTTATTACGGAAATAAATTCAGATACAATACGTATGATTTTTGGCTGCCAATACCTTCTTTTAAAATTGGAAAAACACGCATTCTTGGCATCGTTAACTATCGTGTTTTAGATTTTACATTCGATAAGGACTTCAAGGATAGTCCGAATACTATCTCAAAAATACAAGAAATCAAACCTACCGTTGTAGTGCGACATCCTTTTGGAAAAAGATGGGCTGCTTTTGGAGTTTTAATTCCTACTATGGCTTCCGATTTTAAGGATTCGTTTTCAATCAATGATATGGTTTTGGATGGGATTTTTGGGGTTTCAAGAAAGTTTGGAGAAAAATCGAATCTTGAAATTGGTATAGGACCCCATATTATGTATGCTTTTGATAAATTCCTGATAACACCTGCCATATCTGTTGATTACAAGAGTAATGATGGTAAATGGTTTGCTCAGTTGTACTGGCCAAGGGTAAATGTGTTTAGGAATCTGGGTAATTCTACACAAGTTGGTGTGGCGGGATCTATAGATTGGACGCTTCACAATTTACAAAACTATAAGAATAATGAAGGCCAGGAGATTGACTATGCTCAGTTCTCGGCTGTTCATGGCGGTTTGCAGATTAATCAGCGGCTTTTTGATGGTTTTTGGCTTCAGCTGCAAGGAGGTGTGGGATTTGCCAATAAATACACCTTATACGATTCAAATAACAACAGTATTACCGACTATAAGACAAAAGAAATTCCATATGCGAAAATGATGCTGACCTATCGTTTTGGAAATTAA
- a CDS encoding helix-turn-helix domain-containing protein gives MSKTIKIISSEEFPRQFMSDASLDFDFLKTPLQIYDLNATTEYIQIPTPLFRPDYNFMVHVTNGNAIQQVDNETIALTKDDILFVKQGHITAMKEIDSEITGHFILFEESVLNHILSKQELIQIFATNSVVKLPKETSVWLNSLFCLLGQEFRDENSNIEICYSLMQAAFQKIISSNRELNKAVHRGNEITFSFKELVYKYHSQDKSVSFYADKLKISVNYLNRCIKQTTGIAPKEWINNVSILQSQILLQDLTKDISEIAFELNYEDPSYFGRLFKKITGTTPSQYRNSLMHDLSE, from the coding sequence ATGAGTAAGACGATTAAGATTATATCCTCGGAGGAATTCCCAAGACAATTTATGTCGGATGCTTCTTTAGATTTTGATTTTTTAAAAACTCCATTGCAGATTTATGACCTGAATGCCACAACGGAGTACATTCAAATTCCGACTCCGCTTTTCCGACCTGATTACAATTTTATGGTTCATGTTACCAATGGTAATGCCATACAACAGGTCGATAATGAGACAATAGCACTAACAAAAGATGATATTTTATTTGTAAAACAAGGGCACATTACAGCAATGAAAGAAATTGATTCGGAGATAACCGGTCATTTTATTTTATTTGAAGAAAGCGTTCTGAATCACATTCTGTCTAAACAGGAATTGATACAAATTTTTGCCACAAACTCAGTTGTTAAACTGCCAAAAGAAACGAGTGTATGGCTTAATTCCTTGTTTTGCTTGTTAGGACAAGAATTTCGCGACGAAAATTCCAATATCGAAATTTGTTATTCGCTTATGCAGGCTGCCTTTCAAAAAATCATTTCTTCCAATAGAGAGCTGAATAAAGCGGTACATCGTGGTAATGAGATCACTTTTTCTTTCAAAGAACTGGTGTACAAATACCACAGTCAGGACAAATCCGTCTCCTTTTATGCCGATAAGTTAAAAATTTCTGTAAACTATCTCAACAGATGCATTAAGCAAACCACCGGAATTGCCCCAAAAGAATGGATCAACAATGTCAGTATCCTGCAAAGTCAGATTCTTTTGCAAGATTTGACTAAAGATATTTCAGAAATCGCTTTTGAATTGAATTACGAAGATCCGTCTTACTTTGGACGTCTTTTCAAAAAAATAACCGGTACAACCCCTTCTCAGTACCGAAACTCATTGATGCACGATTTGTCCGAGTAA
- a CDS encoding GNAT family N-acetyltransferase produces MKIINPIIDPRINLTKNFFSSSDSSRNKATSSAVKDTEEAVDFIIEKARCSHTYWIKEICEATLLAAKARGIGISECAPELLEAKMKKGDAVIAFTSDGRWAGFSFINSWENESYVSNSGLVVASEFRHTELAKKIKMKIFELSREKYPNARIFSLTSDLAVIKMYHELGFKQLTFSELPSDELFWKSCKSCVNCPVVTNKERKTCLCTAMLYEPKHHLAVVDQNTKNAVVQDKALLEELRLIKIRSLNFLSIKI; encoded by the coding sequence ATGAAAATTATAAATCCTATTATAGATCCCAGAATAAATCTAACTAAGAATTTTTTCTCCTCTTCTGATTCATCCCGTAACAAGGCAACATCTTCAGCTGTTAAAGACACGGAAGAAGCGGTTGATTTTATTATTGAAAAAGCCAGATGCAGTCATACCTATTGGATCAAAGAAATCTGTGAAGCCACATTGTTAGCTGCAAAAGCTCGTGGAATTGGTATTTCAGAATGTGCTCCAGAGTTGTTGGAAGCGAAAATGAAAAAAGGAGATGCTGTCATAGCATTTACATCAGACGGAAGATGGGCAGGTTTTTCTTTTATCAATTCTTGGGAGAACGAAAGTTATGTTTCTAATTCAGGACTAGTTGTAGCATCTGAATTTAGACATACTGAACTTGCGAAAAAGATAAAAATGAAAATTTTTGAACTGAGCCGCGAGAAGTACCCGAATGCACGTATCTTCAGTTTAACGTCAGATCTTGCCGTAATAAAAATGTACCATGAACTCGGTTTTAAACAACTGACCTTCTCAGAGCTGCCCTCAGATGAATTGTTTTGGAAGAGCTGTAAATCATGTGTAAACTGCCCTGTAGTAACGAATAAGGAAAGAAAAACCTGCTTGTGTACCGCGATGCTTTATGAGCCAAAACATCATTTGGCAGTTGTTGACCAGAATACAAAAAATGCTGTAGTGCAGGATAAGGCTTTGTTAGAAGAATTACGTCTAATTAAAATCAGGTCATTAAATTTTCTTTCCATTAAGATCTAA
- a CDS encoding polysaccharide lyase — protein sequence MKKILKLASLLFITVVVFNSCEKEQEVNAPQSVTKDESQIVNNEIQENTKKEALSAAAALAGSAGARTITLQTNTLSCPGGLCTSYGVWSEGVYTVWFQMRFNSGFYWSRGGKCGYGILIGDQNTGGDPGWDGNGGSARFMWYCPNGSNSAIGSGAYLQPYVYYKDQPGQFGNDFGKKYFIQEGVTYNCQISVKLNTGSNTNGYVKYYVNGTELLNQTIRWVTNDSKRNVNAVSLHTFRGGSQEYWKAPVTSSIYYPTATWDAQ from the coding sequence ATGAAAAAAATCTTAAAATTAGCAAGTTTGTTATTTATTACAGTAGTGGTGTTTAATTCCTGCGAAAAGGAACAAGAGGTCAATGCCCCGCAAAGCGTTACCAAAGACGAGTCACAAATCGTCAACAATGAGATACAAGAAAACACCAAAAAAGAGGCCCTTTCAGCTGCTGCGGCATTAGCAGGTAGTGCCGGTGCCAGAACGATCACATTACAAACCAACACCTTATCCTGTCCGGGTGGATTGTGTACCTCGTACGGCGTTTGGTCAGAAGGGGTTTATACGGTTTGGTTCCAGATGAGATTTAATTCCGGATTTTATTGGAGCAGAGGCGGTAAATGCGGCTATGGGATTCTAATTGGTGACCAGAATACCGGCGGTGACCCGGGATGGGATGGTAATGGCGGTAGTGCCCGATTTATGTGGTATTGTCCAAATGGATCAAATTCTGCTATAGGAAGCGGTGCTTATCTTCAGCCTTATGTATATTACAAAGATCAGCCTGGACAGTTTGGAAATGATTTTGGGAAAAAATACTTCATACAGGAAGGCGTTACCTACAACTGTCAGATTTCTGTTAAGTTAAATACCGGGTCCAATACGAACGGATACGTGAAATACTATGTAAACGGTACGGAGTTATTGAATCAAACCATTCGTTGGGTGACAAACGATTCAAAACGAAATGTGAATGCCGTAAGTCTTCACACCTTCCGTGGCGGCAGTCAGGAATACTGGAAAGCTCCGGTAACAAGTTCTATCTACTATCCTACTGCCACCTGGGATGCTCAATAG
- a CDS encoding patatin-like phospholipase family protein, whose translation MGQDMLMQTVEYLGPFVFTNLSVILWMLLSWLSSRQISNLFITMYGAATPRIYNHFPRLLGYNVAVGLQLAALNLPAIDFENKTIWLFWALLLFHNAYYFLLNRTFNLKTRRLITISIVTGISYIILLIYLFASTSFEKLFKMDDPKFPLHIRYWMFLSIFYFLLQILFVFVAVQKRKTTVGVTVSTGWKRIFYGALYLSFILYLLILFSPDFAIRYGSLGCLLLAMGLWVAFVCKIKSYAVKYNFRFTMLIVSWAILLGYFYDPYDVNLEETKTEHLYADRLEIDKYLDAWIQNPIRSNVLKKDSTSYPIYLVIADGGASKSGYWVASVLSKLEAAYPEDKFSDHLLSLAGASGGSVGNLAFYTTLVDPSITIKDTTKVISDYPAAGFFEADFLTYPLARFLGPDLLRHLVPYLLQDDRAEALATAMEKSDYNSQIGQYFKGTLDTVFDYSGRLPIVFVNTTNIESGSSGVISNVKINPPFTHRLDVLSQLDADTDGGYKNIKLSTAAVLGARFPYLSPAGEINNKYFVDGGYYDNSGGGITSELLQRIEIRMESGNKDDIFYQLRNKLKFKIIYISNGTVKKEEPKTLHPLVNDLAAPLITVLGTYGNQTELSNKKLQDYIERSSFRMNHESFRKENLPKDSTDNIIPYPMNWVISDYNIRRMKENLIQVDPKEVLGRK comes from the coding sequence ATGGGACAAGATATGTTGATGCAGACTGTCGAATATTTGGGACCGTTTGTATTTACAAATTTGAGCGTAATTTTATGGATGTTATTGTCCTGGCTAAGTTCCAGACAAATTTCAAATTTGTTTATAACCATGTATGGTGCTGCGACACCTCGAATTTACAATCATTTTCCTCGTTTGTTAGGGTATAATGTAGCGGTCGGCTTGCAACTTGCGGCATTAAATCTGCCAGCTATTGATTTTGAGAATAAAACGATTTGGCTTTTTTGGGCACTGTTGTTATTTCATAATGCCTATTATTTTTTACTGAATAGAACTTTTAACTTAAAAACCAGACGACTCATTACGATCAGTATTGTTACAGGCATCAGCTATATTATACTTCTCATTTATTTATTCGCTTCCACAAGTTTTGAGAAACTATTTAAAATGGATGATCCTAAATTTCCACTCCATATCCGGTATTGGATGTTTCTTTCTATTTTTTACTTTTTGTTGCAAATTCTGTTTGTGTTTGTCGCTGTTCAAAAAAGAAAAACAACTGTTGGTGTTACGGTAAGCACGGGATGGAAAAGGATTTTTTACGGGGCATTATATTTGTCGTTTATATTGTATTTATTAATTCTTTTTTCACCAGATTTCGCCATCCGATATGGTTCCCTGGGCTGTCTACTATTGGCAATGGGATTATGGGTGGCTTTTGTCTGCAAGATCAAATCTTACGCTGTCAAGTATAATTTTCGGTTTACAATGTTAATTGTTTCGTGGGCGATATTACTAGGTTATTTTTACGATCCGTACGATGTAAATCTAGAGGAGACTAAAACTGAACATTTGTACGCCGATAGACTTGAAATTGATAAGTATCTCGACGCATGGATTCAGAATCCGATTCGTTCAAATGTCCTAAAAAAAGACTCTACATCTTATCCGATATATTTGGTTATCGCAGATGGAGGTGCTTCTAAGTCAGGTTATTGGGTAGCTTCTGTATTGTCAAAATTGGAGGCCGCTTATCCTGAAGATAAATTCTCAGATCATCTTCTCAGTTTAGCGGGGGCTTCCGGAGGTTCTGTCGGTAATCTCGCATTTTATACCACGCTGGTCGATCCGTCAATCACAATTAAAGATACCACAAAGGTGATAAGCGATTATCCTGCTGCTGGTTTTTTTGAAGCTGATTTTCTGACCTATCCTTTAGCCCGATTTTTAGGCCCGGATTTATTACGTCATCTAGTCCCTTATTTATTGCAGGACGACAGGGCAGAGGCATTGGCAACCGCAATGGAAAAGTCGGATTACAACTCTCAAATTGGACAGTATTTTAAAGGGACCCTGGACACTGTTTTTGATTATAGCGGACGTCTGCCTATTGTCTTTGTTAATACAACCAATATTGAAAGCGGTTCATCCGGTGTTATTAGTAATGTGAAAATTAACCCTCCTTTTACACACCGTCTGGATGTGCTTTCGCAGCTGGATGCAGATACCGATGGGGGATACAAAAATATAAAATTGAGTACCGCAGCCGTTCTCGGAGCTCGTTTTCCTTACCTGTCACCAGCAGGAGAAATAAACAATAAGTATTTTGTGGACGGCGGTTATTACGATAACAGTGGAGGCGGAATTACCTCAGAACTTCTACAGCGCATTGAGATCCGAATGGAAAGCGGCAATAAGGATGACATTTTTTATCAATTACGCAACAAACTAAAATTCAAAATAATATACATATCCAATGGCACAGTTAAAAAGGAGGAACCTAAAACATTACACCCATTAGTAAACGATCTCGCAGCTCCGCTTATAACCGTTTTGGGGACGTACGGCAATCAGACAGAATTGTCTAATAAAAAATTACAGGATTATATAGAGCGCAGTTCTTTTAGAATGAATCACGAGTCATTCCGTAAAGAGAATTTGCCAAAAGATAGTACTGACAATATAATTCCGTATCCAATGAACTGGGTCATTTCCGATTATAATATTAGAAGAATGAAAGAAAACCTAATACAAGTAGATCCTAAAGAGGTACTGGGCAGGAAGTAA
- a CDS encoding AraC family transcriptional regulator has translation MQETKGLIQQIKLHSKIAIRVSTNSDNQLPEDVMKMLTRPHRKANFFFVFIENGSLTHKVDLKDLTISNGQLFFILPNQIHTAPKEVKDGLKYFKMSFDQNCLSLLPQQFSFLLNPLNSQIVSFDNDSKQRVKMLFELLNSILNTAGNEIDGAIILAHLNSILTEINTAYFKNVVKENAMPARLSKYIDFKIAVETHLTEQLPINTMADHLAVTTNHLYNIVKEFSGVSPKEFITNRLILEAQRKLHYSKSSAKEIAYELGFNDPDYFSRLFKKTTGKSISNYITDIQDLSGS, from the coding sequence ATGCAGGAAACCAAAGGACTAATTCAGCAAATAAAATTACACAGCAAAATTGCCATTAGAGTAAGTACGAACTCCGATAATCAATTGCCTGAGGATGTAATGAAAATGCTTACCCGTCCTCACCGTAAAGCCAACTTTTTCTTTGTGTTTATTGAAAACGGTTCGCTTACTCATAAAGTTGATTTAAAAGATCTGACCATTTCCAACGGACAATTATTTTTTATCCTGCCCAATCAAATCCATACAGCACCCAAAGAGGTTAAGGATGGTCTTAAATATTTCAAAATGAGTTTTGATCAAAACTGTTTGTCGTTGCTTCCTCAGCAGTTTTCTTTCTTACTCAATCCCTTAAACTCACAAATCGTTTCCTTTGATAACGATTCAAAACAACGGGTAAAAATGCTTTTTGAACTTTTGAACAGCATTCTAAATACAGCGGGAAATGAAATAGACGGAGCTATTATTCTGGCGCATCTTAATTCGATACTGACAGAAATTAACACTGCCTATTTTAAAAATGTAGTGAAAGAAAACGCAATGCCAGCGCGGCTTTCAAAATACATTGATTTTAAAATTGCCGTTGAAACCCATCTCACCGAACAACTTCCCATAAATACTATGGCAGACCATCTGGCCGTAACGACGAACCACCTTTACAACATTGTGAAAGAGTTTTCGGGTGTTTCACCAAAAGAATTTATTACCAATCGTTTGATATTGGAAGCACAGCGAAAACTGCACTACTCCAAATCTTCTGCTAAAGAAATCGCGTACGAACTGGGCTTTAACGACCCCGACTATTTTTCACGGCTTTTTAAAAAGACCACGGGAAAAAGTATTAGTAATTATATCACTGACATTCAGGATTTGTCAGGCAGTTAA
- a CDS encoding SDR family oxidoreductase — MKSALITGANRGIGFETAKQLAALGYFVYIGSREKAKGLEAVATLKALGFSNADCVELDVTNILSVKAARQAIKSKTPQLDVLINNAGISGGFPQPALTVPLEQVKTVFETNFFAPIQVIQEFIDLLKKSNEPRIVNVTTELSSITKHQDPDWEFYAYNPSAYGASKSALNAYTVMLAKELKDSNFKVNCVCPGFTKTAFNNYMGVRPVEHGARAIVKYATLTSEGATGKFFNEDGEMPW, encoded by the coding sequence ATGAAGTCAGCACTTATAACAGGAGCCAATAGAGGAATCGGTTTTGAAACCGCAAAACAATTAGCAGCACTCGGATATTTTGTTTACATCGGCAGTCGGGAAAAAGCAAAAGGACTTGAGGCAGTTGCAACACTTAAAGCATTAGGTTTTTCAAATGCAGACTGTGTCGAATTAGACGTTACCAACATTTTGTCTGTCAAAGCGGCACGGCAAGCCATAAAAAGCAAAACACCCCAATTAGATGTTTTAATAAACAATGCCGGCATTAGCGGTGGCTTTCCACAACCGGCACTTACAGTTCCGTTAGAACAAGTAAAAACCGTTTTTGAAACCAATTTCTTTGCTCCAATTCAGGTGATACAAGAATTTATTGATTTACTGAAAAAATCAAACGAACCAAGAATTGTAAATGTAACTACCGAACTTTCTTCGATTACCAAACATCAGGACCCTGACTGGGAATTTTACGCCTATAATCCTTCGGCTTACGGAGCTTCAAAGTCGGCCTTAAATGCCTACACCGTCATGTTAGCCAAAGAACTTAAAGACAGTAATTTTAAAGTGAATTGTGTTTGCCCTGGTTTTACCAAAACGGCGTTTAATAACTACATGGGTGTAAGGCCCGTCGAGCATGGAGCAAGAGCAATTGTAAAATATGCAACCCTTACTTCGGAAGGTGCAACAGGAAAATTCTTCAATGAAGATGGTGAAATGCCCTGGTAA